One genomic region from Sphingobacterium multivorum encodes:
- a CDS encoding glycoside hydrolase family 130 protein: protein MAESFVRQQAYIIESQRLLLERANVELSNPGKIVKRYLYPVVTKEHIPLTWRYDFNPLTNPLFLERITFNSTMNAGALYWQGKYLLFVRVEGTDRKSFFAIAESENGVDNFRFWDQPLALPDLDEEETNVYDIRLTAHEDGWVYGIFCSEKRDTAAGPGDLSSAIAAAGIIRSKDLKHWERLPNLKASSQQRNVVLHPEFVQGKYALYTRPQDDFILAKRGGGIGWSLIDDIKNAVVVEEQIINKRFYHTIKELKNGEGPAPLKTAKGWLHLAHGVRGTAAGLRYVLYIYLTSLDDPSQLIAEPAGYLMAPEGEERIGDVSNVLFSNGWIMNADGMIYIYYASSDTRMHVAVSSVDRLLDYCLNTAPDGLRSATSVGNVLQLIDRNALYAMESGVCSRNDVKRA, encoded by the coding sequence ATGGCCGAATCATTTGTACGTCAGCAAGCTTACATTATCGAATCACAACGCTTATTATTGGAAAGAGCCAATGTCGAACTATCTAATCCCGGAAAAATTGTTAAGCGTTATTTATATCCTGTTGTTACCAAAGAGCATATCCCCTTGACCTGGCGTTATGATTTTAATCCATTAACAAACCCTCTTTTTCTAGAGCGAATCACTTTCAATTCAACAATGAATGCAGGGGCACTCTACTGGCAAGGAAAGTACCTTTTGTTTGTTCGTGTTGAGGGGACTGACCGGAAATCATTTTTTGCGATAGCAGAAAGTGAAAATGGGGTCGACAATTTCCGATTTTGGGATCAGCCATTAGCTCTTCCTGATTTGGATGAGGAGGAAACAAATGTATATGATATCCGTCTAACTGCGCATGAAGACGGTTGGGTATATGGTATTTTTTGCAGTGAAAAACGCGATACAGCCGCTGGTCCTGGAGATCTCTCCAGTGCCATTGCCGCAGCAGGCATCATTCGATCAAAAGATTTGAAGCACTGGGAGCGATTACCCAATTTGAAAGCGAGTAGTCAACAGCGGAATGTCGTATTGCACCCCGAATTTGTACAGGGGAAATATGCTTTGTATACACGGCCACAGGATGATTTTATCCTAGCGAAACGTGGTGGCGGAATTGGATGGTCATTAATTGATGATATTAAAAACGCTGTTGTTGTTGAAGAGCAAATTATCAACAAACGTTTTTATCATACGATTAAAGAACTTAAAAATGGTGAGGGACCTGCGCCTTTAAAAACGGCGAAGGGCTGGCTACACCTCGCCCATGGTGTGCGTGGGACAGCTGCAGGCTTACGCTATGTGCTCTATATTTATCTTACTAGTCTGGATGATCCGAGTCAATTGATCGCCGAGCCTGCAGGTTATCTGATGGCGCCGGAGGGAGAAGAGCGGATCGGTGATGTTTCCAATGTGTTGTTTTCCAACGGTTGGATCATGAATGCCGACGGTATGATTTATATCTATTACGCTTCAAGTGATACACGAATGCATGTTGCTGTATCTTCGGTCGACCGGCTTTTGGATTACTGTCTAAATACAGCACCCGACGGCCTTCGCTCGGCAACCTCGGTCGGCAATGTCCTCCAGCTTATTGATCGCAATGCGCTATATGCCATGGAATCTGGAGTTTGTTCCCGAAACGATGTGAAACGGGCCTGA
- a CDS encoding endonuclease/exonuclease/phosphatase family protein, with protein MKNLIKFYGVIALLSLCLTVKSQADQPLKIISYNIWNGFERTKAKADKFVHWMNQQQPDIVALEELVDFKQANLQQLAESYGHHYSILLKEKGYPVGITSRYPITLIKAQVDRFWHGMLHVKIKDIDIIVTHLSPFSWKYRLKEAQQIVDYIKSNSLNNCMIMGDLNAYSPLDAIWLEHKESLRKNLLNWDQAHPEYGNMRGQRFDYSVLSAFIAAGFDDCIGRMVFPENKRVSFPTATLYGWNWGDSRLAEVSERLDYILLSERLSPFVQQVEVHNGPDLEGISDHYPVSVVIGQLEK; from the coding sequence ATGAAAAATCTGATCAAGTTTTATGGGGTGATCGCTTTACTTTCTCTGTGTTTGACAGTGAAATCTCAGGCCGATCAACCGCTAAAGATAATTTCTTACAATATCTGGAATGGGTTTGAGCGTACGAAAGCAAAAGCGGATAAATTTGTCCATTGGATGAATCAGCAGCAACCCGATATTGTTGCTTTAGAAGAACTGGTCGATTTCAAACAGGCCAATCTTCAACAGTTGGCCGAATCCTACGGACACCATTACAGCATCTTACTGAAGGAGAAGGGCTATCCCGTAGGGATCACGTCTCGCTATCCGATTACCCTGATCAAAGCCCAGGTAGATAGGTTTTGGCACGGCATGCTGCATGTTAAAATTAAAGATATTGACATTATAGTCACGCATCTCAGTCCTTTTTCCTGGAAGTATCGATTGAAGGAAGCGCAGCAGATTGTGGATTATATCAAAAGTAATTCCTTGAATAACTGTATGATCATGGGGGACCTCAATGCGTATTCTCCGTTGGATGCAATTTGGCTGGAACACAAAGAGTCCCTGAGAAAGAATTTATTGAATTGGGATCAAGCGCATCCCGAATATGGCAATATGCGTGGACAACGTTTTGATTATAGTGTACTGTCGGCTTTTATTGCTGCAGGTTTTGATGATTGTATCGGACGTATGGTATTTCCGGAAAATAAGCGGGTCAGTTTTCCGACAGCCACGCTTTATGGCTGGAATTGGGGCGACAGCCGGTTAGCTGAAGTGTCGGAAAGACTTGATTATATCTTATTGTCGGAGCGATTGTCGCCTTTCGTTCAGCAGGTCGAAGTGCACAATGGTCCTGATCTTGAAGGTATATCGGATCACTATCCCGTTTCGGTCGTGATCGGTCAATTGGAGAAGTAG
- a CDS encoding SusC/RagA family TonB-linked outer membrane protein, whose amino-acid sequence MRKTALLLLLSTCGSLAFAQQSQKVRGKVLDADNKPVAGATVNIKGSANGTKTDADGSFTLDVAKGKTLKITYVGMKEQEILVNDASTYSIVLQSGNELDEVVVIGYGTVKKRDLTGAVASVTGKDLQSNLAKSTAGALQGRVAGVSVTNSGGAPGAGLNVTIRGLSSFGSNTPLYVVDGVFGDINLVDPNDIASLEVLKDASAAAIYGSRAANGVVIVTTKSGRQNTAATLSVNAFTGVQKVSKMLDLMDAVQWKAFQKENKLLPSSAEAMTANTDWQKEVFRTAPMHKVNVDIAGGGERSTYSVSAGYLAQEGILLNTDYKTFNLRTKNTFSLFNNHLRLGNTFLIKNGDQQRGSELVITDILRQNPLVPVYDSNILGGYGTYSSWMKNIENPVGVLNLYNNQRHQTDIMLSGYAEVDLFVKGLKYRLNVGANRTTGRNYNKKAEPHVYGDKLIQSYLRESAFFNNQWLIENTLHYDRTFDKHTLSVLAGYSAQENNNRGFGLGRYDIPLGTDAIDAAAMDQQSTNGNLQEDALVSQFGRLMYTYDNRYLLTATIRRDGSSKFASGHRYGVFPSVALGWNVMNEAFFESAKKTVNEFKIRASYGRLGNQNIANYTTQFTTQYGINYIQGGKLWLGAIPGYDWVSPAALTWEETETSDIGLDLAFLNKRLNVSADYYVRETKDILLGINRAPSSGLGGTPVMNAGVISNKGFEFLTSFRDAVGEVNYNISVNASTVKNNMKAVTLGSIQEFAGFNPHAEGDITWARVGYPIGGFWLIKTDGIFQSDAEVQAYKSSNGTVIQPNAKAGDIRFVDFNDDGKITDYQDAQYVGSPFPKLAYGIRGNVEYKGVDLGFFFDGVSGNKIYNYTRARIESTNEVNNHSASLLNSWTPSNTNTDIPRYTREDPNNNKRRTSDRWLESGSFFRLKTLEIGYTLPQLVLSKAGLKSTRVFFAGDNLFTSTKYKGYTPDLGINSDENGGGSSTMTAGTDYGRFPLARTFMFGLQASF is encoded by the coding sequence ATGAGAAAAACAGCTTTACTACTCTTACTTTCCACTTGTGGGAGCTTGGCTTTTGCACAGCAATCCCAAAAGGTGAGAGGCAAAGTCCTCGACGCGGATAATAAGCCAGTGGCAGGAGCTACGGTCAATATCAAAGGTAGTGCCAACGGAACTAAAACGGATGCCGATGGATCTTTTACACTTGACGTTGCGAAGGGGAAAACCTTAAAAATTACCTACGTCGGAATGAAGGAGCAAGAAATCCTTGTCAATGATGCATCAACCTACAGTATTGTGCTTCAATCGGGCAATGAGTTGGATGAAGTCGTGGTGATCGGTTATGGTACGGTAAAGAAGCGTGATTTGACCGGTGCAGTGGCATCAGTAACGGGCAAAGATCTACAATCTAATCTGGCTAAAAGTACTGCCGGAGCTTTACAGGGGCGTGTTGCGGGCGTATCTGTGACCAATTCGGGGGGAGCTCCCGGAGCGGGGTTGAATGTTACCATCCGTGGTTTAAGTTCTTTTGGTAGCAATACGCCGCTGTACGTTGTGGATGGAGTATTTGGAGATATCAACCTGGTGGATCCTAATGACATCGCTTCGTTGGAAGTCTTAAAAGATGCATCTGCGGCAGCTATTTATGGCTCACGTGCAGCTAATGGTGTCGTTATCGTGACGACCAAAAGTGGCCGGCAAAACACGGCAGCTACACTTAGTGTAAATGCGTTCACAGGTGTACAAAAAGTTTCCAAAATGTTGGATCTTATGGATGCCGTACAATGGAAAGCATTTCAGAAAGAGAACAAGTTACTGCCTTCGAGTGCCGAAGCGATGACAGCTAATACGGATTGGCAAAAAGAAGTATTCCGTACGGCGCCTATGCATAAAGTTAATGTGGATATTGCAGGCGGAGGCGAGCGTTCAACTTATAGTGTTTCCGCGGGCTACTTGGCACAGGAAGGAATACTTTTGAATACGGATTACAAAACCTTTAATCTACGAACTAAAAATACCTTTAGCCTGTTTAACAACCATCTACGCTTGGGGAATACATTCTTAATTAAGAATGGCGATCAACAACGTGGATCAGAACTGGTGATTACCGATATTTTGCGTCAGAATCCTTTGGTACCTGTGTATGATTCGAATATATTGGGCGGCTACGGTACCTATTCGTCCTGGATGAAAAATATCGAAAATCCTGTTGGCGTCCTTAATTTGTACAATAATCAACGTCATCAGACCGATATCATGCTTAGCGGTTACGCAGAGGTCGATCTTTTTGTCAAAGGGTTGAAGTATAGACTGAATGTAGGGGCCAATCGTACCACCGGGCGTAATTATAATAAAAAGGCAGAACCACATGTGTATGGTGATAAATTGATACAATCTTATTTGAGAGAAAGTGCATTTTTTAATAACCAGTGGTTGATTGAAAACACGTTACACTATGACCGTACCTTTGACAAGCATACGCTATCCGTTTTGGCTGGATATTCAGCGCAGGAAAACAACAATCGTGGTTTTGGTTTGGGACGTTACGATATTCCACTAGGTACAGATGCTATTGATGCTGCAGCAATGGATCAGCAGTCTACCAATGGAAACCTTCAAGAGGATGCGTTGGTTTCTCAGTTTGGCCGCTTGATGTACACCTATGACAACCGTTATCTTTTAACGGCTACTATAAGACGGGATGGCTCATCGAAGTTTGCGAGTGGACATCGCTATGGCGTATTCCCCTCTGTTGCGTTGGGTTGGAACGTGATGAACGAAGCTTTCTTTGAATCCGCTAAAAAAACGGTCAATGAATTTAAGATTCGCGCCAGTTATGGCCGCCTAGGTAACCAGAATATCGCTAACTATACAACACAGTTCACAACCCAATATGGTATCAATTATATTCAGGGTGGTAAATTGTGGTTAGGCGCAATTCCGGGCTACGACTGGGTATCGCCAGCTGCCTTGACCTGGGAAGAGACCGAAACCAGTGATATCGGTTTAGATCTGGCTTTTTTGAATAAGCGATTGAACGTTAGTGCTGACTATTATGTACGCGAGACCAAAGACATACTCTTGGGAATCAATCGTGCGCCTTCATCAGGTCTGGGTGGTACCCCAGTAATGAATGCAGGGGTAATCAGTAATAAAGGGTTCGAGTTTTTGACTAGCTTTCGGGATGCTGTAGGTGAGGTTAACTACAATATTTCTGTCAATGCCTCTACGGTCAAGAACAATATGAAGGCTGTAACCTTAGGTTCTATCCAAGAGTTTGCCGGTTTCAATCCGCATGCTGAAGGTGATATCACCTGGGCGAGAGTTGGTTATCCGATAGGTGGCTTCTGGTTGATTAAGACAGATGGTATATTCCAGTCTGATGCTGAAGTGCAAGCGTACAAAAGCTCAAATGGTACAGTTATACAGCCTAATGCTAAGGCGGGAGATATTCGCTTTGTAGATTTCAATGATGATGGAAAAATCACGGATTATCAAGACGCCCAATACGTGGGGAGCCCTTTCCCTAAGCTGGCTTATGGTATTCGGGGTAATGTGGAGTATAAGGGTGTTGATTTGGGGTTTTTCTTTGATGGTGTATCGGGCAATAAAATATACAACTACACCCGGGCACGCATTGAATCAACCAACGAAGTCAATAACCATTCAGCAAGCTTGCTAAACTCTTGGACACCATCAAATACCAATACGGATATTCCACGCTACACGCGTGAAGATCCGAATAACAACAAACGCCGTACGTCTGACCGTTGGTTGGAGAGTGGATCTTTCTTCCGCTTAAAGACCTTAGAGATCGGCTATACATTACCGCAGCTTGTGTTGAGCAAGGCGGGACTGAAAAGTACCCGTGTCTTCTTCGCTGGTGACAATTTGTTTACTTCGACAAAGTATAAAGGATACACGCCGGATCTAGGAATCAATTCTGATGAGAATGGTGGTGGATCTAGTACGATGACGGCAGGGACAGATTATGGTCGTTTTCCATTGGCACGCACCTTTATGTTTGGCTTACAAGCCAGTTTTTAA
- a CDS encoding RagB/SusD family nutrient uptake outer membrane protein, protein MKFLINKYTIAVVLGLSLTGCSKDFLDKMNPNKPVDGVFWANENDAVSAVATVYSPIRNQMAGYYGAWSGYQTMNRADDTFFLIGEEAFTWEFVNFLNSASTGNSEFGSLYKGINRANVFFKNIDKVPMDEAKKKQLIGEVSFLRGMYYFLLAANWGDVPLRLTVATDDAEPGEAASASEAEIWKQVIADFKVAKENLPVNRPADELGRVTKGAAIAHLGKALVYTKQYSEAEKELKVLLSSPYNYDLVADYQDNFKHTTKFNKESVWELAYDGTLSSGGVWGNDQPNSHLGMVLPNFVGPDGTGAWFKIMPSPTIIRDFIAEQRPAGSDTRFDKRMNASFLWKYSDYQIGAADGKWYGNQTFDDIWAKCQEKFKRHSPEELEKAFPTIDGKQGRFLMNKYTNAYMNAAGSNSHYDPAKNNNNNLRVFRFSEVLLLHAEACAQNGNIADASSSLKRIRDRAGLANKTWSGKDDLMKEIMKQNELEFFFEGHRFFDLKRWFTYADMKKIFVDNKKQGANNFQPKHYYLPIPQDELNTNTKIEQHPLWR, encoded by the coding sequence ATGAAATTTTTAATCAATAAATATACGATTGCGGTAGTACTGGGGCTGTCTTTAACGGGCTGTTCCAAGGATTTTTTGGACAAAATGAATCCCAATAAACCTGTGGATGGTGTCTTTTGGGCGAATGAAAACGATGCTGTATCCGCCGTAGCAACTGTTTATTCACCTATTCGTAACCAGATGGCGGGCTATTATGGCGCATGGAGCGGGTATCAAACCATGAATCGGGCGGATGATACGTTTTTTCTAATTGGAGAAGAAGCTTTTACCTGGGAATTTGTTAATTTCCTGAATAGCGCGTCTACGGGTAATAGTGAGTTTGGTAGCTTATACAAAGGTATTAATCGGGCGAATGTATTTTTCAAAAATATAGATAAGGTGCCTATGGACGAAGCCAAGAAAAAACAGCTGATCGGTGAGGTAAGTTTCCTAAGGGGGATGTACTATTTTTTGTTGGCTGCCAACTGGGGTGATGTACCGTTGCGCCTGACGGTAGCAACGGATGATGCAGAACCGGGTGAGGCTGCGTCTGCATCGGAAGCTGAAATCTGGAAGCAAGTGATTGCCGATTTCAAAGTGGCAAAAGAAAACCTGCCTGTAAATAGACCGGCAGATGAATTGGGCCGTGTAACCAAGGGTGCTGCGATTGCGCACCTAGGTAAAGCATTGGTATATACTAAGCAATATAGCGAAGCCGAAAAGGAACTGAAGGTACTGCTTTCCTCACCTTATAATTATGATTTGGTAGCCGATTATCAAGATAATTTCAAACACACAACTAAGTTTAACAAGGAGTCGGTATGGGAATTGGCTTACGATGGCACATTGAGTAGCGGTGGTGTATGGGGAAATGATCAGCCAAACTCGCACCTGGGAATGGTACTACCGAACTTTGTAGGACCCGATGGTACTGGAGCATGGTTCAAGATCATGCCTTCACCTACAATAATACGTGATTTTATCGCTGAGCAGAGACCTGCAGGATCCGATACTCGTTTTGACAAACGTATGAATGCCAGTTTCCTATGGAAATATTCGGACTACCAAATTGGGGCAGCCGATGGTAAATGGTATGGAAATCAGACTTTTGATGATATTTGGGCGAAATGTCAGGAGAAATTTAAGCGCCACTCTCCTGAAGAACTTGAAAAGGCTTTCCCAACTATTGATGGAAAACAGGGGCGTTTCTTGATGAATAAGTATACCAATGCTTATATGAATGCTGCGGGTTCCAACTCACATTATGATCCAGCGAAGAACAACAACAACAATCTACGGGTGTTCCGTTTCTCTGAAGTGCTATTGTTACATGCTGAAGCGTGTGCACAGAATGGAAACATTGCAGATGCTTCGTCGAGTCTGAAGCGTATACGTGATCGCGCGGGATTGGCTAATAAGACCTGGAGTGGTAAAGATGATTTGATGAAAGAAATCATGAAACAGAATGAATTGGAGTTTTTCTTTGAAGGGCATCGTTTCTTTGACTTAAAACGCTGGTTTACGTATGCTGATATGAAGAAGATTTTTGTAGACAACAAAAAGCAAGGGGCTAATAATTTTCAGCCTAAGCATTATTATCTTCCGATACCGCAGGACGAATTGAATACCAATACCAAAATAGAACAACATCCGTTGTGGCGGTAA
- a CDS encoding aryl-sulfate sulfotransferase gives MIAVQRIYRMRFAAIFPAICCLVLLFFSCKKDRETTNELSSKLALTSKIDAGELLLDVNQQTQEYVFNFEKGAINVPMKDILKITSDLVHWRTKLSFSDGSEVDVPTKGSSLDFIVENIKLDPSGYNPLSAMVNVRLPTYGRVRVTVRGKHGKLGTITHLCNDDTPRQNVPILGLYADYDNMVDLTFTDREGNERGSTTIHIVTQALTVQDFPKWKIVKGQTEKMEPGINLVSYPGHSELDTSLPYMIDNEGELRWLLLLKKSSDLQKFSGSIGLKRTKKGTFISGDQSQQRVVEIDLFGNLINQWDLAKLGYGFHHEISEAANGNFLINVTKAAARLNNGQPRINDFIIELNPETGVLVNEWDLTKQLDTTRYIKPDGVTPPAFSQSPSNWAHNNSITEIGEDLLATARYQGIFSFNHSGITQWIISPHKNWGAKYQALLLKPIAEDGTAITDPAVINGDAAVVGFDWPWGPHTPVALSKDRILVFDNGYNRQWKSNFAPGVNSYSRVVEYKVDLTNRTVQQVWSYGKDRGAQGFSQAISGVQYLGQTGHVLFCPGMGVATSIGSGGRVVEIDPKTKEVIFDLEVATGSGTAFHRVTRMPLYPEHL, from the coding sequence ATGATTGCAGTACAACGAATATATCGCATGCGCTTCGCTGCGATTTTTCCCGCTATATGCTGCTTGGTTCTGTTGTTTTTTTCCTGCAAAAAAGATCGGGAAACAACGAATGAATTATCTTCCAAGCTGGCATTGACATCCAAAATCGATGCTGGTGAATTGTTGCTTGATGTCAATCAGCAGACACAAGAGTATGTTTTCAACTTTGAAAAGGGAGCCATAAATGTCCCCATGAAGGATATCCTCAAGATAACTTCTGATTTGGTACATTGGCGTACAAAACTCTCCTTTAGCGACGGGTCGGAGGTGGACGTACCTACCAAGGGTAGTTCGCTCGATTTTATTGTTGAAAATATTAAACTGGATCCTTCGGGTTATAATCCGCTGTCGGCCATGGTAAATGTAAGGTTACCGACATACGGTCGTGTGCGGGTGACCGTACGCGGAAAGCATGGCAAACTGGGTACTATTACGCATTTATGTAACGATGATACACCACGTCAAAACGTACCTATATTGGGCTTATATGCCGATTATGATAATATGGTCGATCTTACTTTTACTGATCGGGAAGGTAACGAGCGCGGTAGTACAACGATACATATCGTCACACAAGCGCTAACAGTGCAAGACTTTCCCAAGTGGAAGATCGTCAAAGGACAAACCGAGAAAATGGAACCCGGAATTAATTTGGTGAGTTATCCTGGGCATAGTGAGCTAGATACTTCTTTACCTTATATGATTGATAACGAGGGTGAATTGCGTTGGTTGTTGCTGTTGAAAAAATCTTCTGATTTACAGAAATTTTCCGGTTCGATAGGTCTTAAGCGGACCAAAAAAGGAACCTTTATTTCGGGTGATCAGTCTCAGCAACGTGTTGTTGAAATTGATCTTTTTGGAAACCTGATCAATCAGTGGGATCTGGCAAAACTGGGATACGGATTTCACCATGAAATTAGTGAGGCCGCCAATGGTAATTTCTTGATCAATGTAACCAAAGCTGCAGCCCGTTTAAACAATGGTCAACCCCGTATTAACGACTTTATCATCGAATTGAATCCGGAAACAGGCGTTTTAGTCAATGAATGGGACCTCACCAAGCAGCTGGATACAACGCGTTATATCAAGCCTGATGGCGTAACGCCGCCGGCCTTTTCGCAGAGCCCAAGTAACTGGGCCCACAACAATTCAATTACAGAAATTGGCGAAGATTTATTGGCTACGGCACGTTATCAGGGGATTTTCAGCTTTAACCATTCGGGAATAACGCAATGGATTATATCGCCTCATAAAAATTGGGGAGCTAAATATCAGGCTTTGCTGTTAAAGCCAATTGCCGAAGATGGTACAGCAATTACAGATCCAGCAGTGATCAATGGGGATGCTGCGGTGGTGGGCTTTGATTGGCCCTGGGGTCCACATACACCTGTCGCCTTGAGCAAGGATCGTATTTTAGTTTTTGACAATGGCTATAATCGGCAATGGAAATCAAATTTTGCTCCAGGGGTGAACAGCTATAGCCGGGTCGTGGAATACAAGGTTGACCTGACCAATAGAACGGTGCAGCAAGTATGGTCTTATGGAAAAGATCGCGGAGCGCAAGGCTTTTCACAGGCCATATCGGGCGTGCAATACTTGGGACAAACGGGACATGTCTTATTTTGTCCGGGTATGGGGGTAGCAACTTCTATTGGTTCGGGCGGACGTGTTGTGGAAATTGATCCGAAAACAAAGGAAGTGATATTCGATCTTGAGGTCGCTACGGGTAGCGGCACTGCATTCCATCGGGTGACACGTATGCCGCTTTATCCCGAACACTTGTAA
- a CDS encoding AraC family transcriptional regulator, whose translation MRPDIFREKSPLSSDDCFVVFDRRKSSFTFPVHIHPEYELNYVEGAAGAQRIIGNSIESIGERDLVLIASPELEHAWKDGDCQSNDIHEITIQFHPSLIEQYLDKKQFASIQQLLSKASRGVVFGKDTVDRVLPLLRILTLERDGFYSVMKLLVLLYELSKGDDIRVLSTATNTVLSNSELMMGRLQEYIVTHVNRELNLPMVAAVMNMSKSTFSRFLKSATGMNFTDYLLDFRINMAVRLLKDETLIADIVEQCGFNSVSYFYRVFKKKKDLTPVEYRNSLRKQQMII comes from the coding sequence ATGAGACCTGATATATTTAGAGAGAAATCGCCATTATCTTCCGATGACTGTTTTGTGGTCTTCGATCGGAGAAAATCTTCTTTTACATTTCCCGTACATATTCATCCTGAATATGAGCTCAACTATGTTGAGGGGGCAGCGGGTGCTCAACGTATCATTGGTAACTCGATCGAATCTATTGGAGAACGCGATCTGGTGCTCATTGCTAGTCCTGAGCTTGAACATGCATGGAAAGATGGCGATTGCCAATCAAATGATATTCATGAGATCACGATTCAGTTTCATCCTTCATTAATTGAACAGTATCTGGATAAAAAGCAGTTTGCAAGTATACAACAGTTATTATCCAAAGCTTCACGTGGTGTAGTTTTTGGTAAAGACACGGTAGATCGGGTATTACCTCTGTTACGCATATTGACTTTGGAAAGGGATGGGTTCTATTCGGTTATGAAACTTTTGGTGTTGCTGTATGAATTGTCCAAAGGTGATGATATCCGTGTATTATCTACTGCGACCAATACAGTGTTGAGCAATAGCGAATTGATGATGGGACGATTGCAGGAATATATCGTTACCCATGTAAACCGGGAATTGAACCTTCCGATGGTTGCCGCAGTGATGAACATGAGCAAGTCAACATTTTCCCGTTTCCTGAAATCGGCTACAGGGATGAATTTTACGGATTATCTGCTCGACTTTAGGATCAATATGGCGGTGCGATTACTGAAAGATGAGACGCTAATTGCCGATATCGTCGAACAATGTGGATTTAACAGCGTTTCGTACTTCTACCGTGTATTTAAAAAGAAAAAAGACCTTACCCCAGTCGAGTACAGAAATAGTTTACGTAAACAGCAAATGATTATCTAG